The following proteins come from a genomic window of Terribacillus aidingensis:
- the nadE gene encoding ammonia-dependent NAD(+) synthetase: MSNQSRIISELQVKPTIDAKQEIRSRIDFLKDYLLKTGAKGFVLGISGGQDSTLAGRLAQLAIEELKKEGKDVTFAAVRLPHGEQADEEDAQLALDFIAPAESYVYNIKAPVSEAAKAYEDATGDKLADYHKGNIKARMRMIAQYAIGGQEGLLVIGTDHAAEAITGFYTKYGDGGADILPLSGLNKRQGKQLLIELGAPERLYEKAPTADLLDENPGQADETELGLSYEDIDDYLEGKIIEEKTAKLLEDRYFKTTHKRQMPATIHDDWWKEL, from the coding sequence ATGTCCAATCAATCCAGAATTATTTCAGAGCTGCAAGTAAAACCAACAATAGACGCTAAACAGGAGATCCGCAGCCGAATCGACTTCTTGAAAGATTATCTGCTTAAAACAGGTGCGAAAGGATTCGTTCTCGGTATTAGCGGCGGACAGGATTCCACTTTGGCGGGGCGACTTGCGCAATTGGCAATCGAGGAACTGAAGAAGGAAGGAAAGGATGTGACCTTTGCTGCTGTTCGTCTGCCACATGGAGAGCAAGCGGATGAAGAGGATGCACAATTGGCACTGGACTTCATAGCACCAGCAGAATCTTATGTTTACAATATTAAAGCTCCAGTTTCAGAAGCGGCGAAAGCATATGAAGATGCAACTGGCGACAAGCTTGCGGATTATCACAAAGGAAACATCAAGGCACGAATGCGGATGATCGCCCAATATGCAATTGGAGGTCAAGAAGGACTGCTGGTCATCGGAACAGATCATGCTGCAGAGGCTATTACCGGTTTCTACACGAAGTACGGCGATGGCGGTGCTGACATTCTACCGCTAAGCGGCCTGAACAAGCGTCAGGGTAAACAGCTTCTTATCGAGCTTGGAGCGCCAGAGCGTCTGTATGAAAAAGCGCCGACAGCTGACTTGCTTGATGAAAATCCGGGACAAGCTGATGAAACAGAACTCGGACTATCCTATGAGGATATCGATGATTATCTCGAAGGGAAAATTATCGAAGAGAAGACAGCTAAACTTCTAGAAGACCGTTACTTCAAAACAACGCATAAACGGCAAATGCCTGCCACTATCCATGATGACTGGTGGAAGGAATTATAA
- a CDS encoding SDR family oxidoreductase: protein MDLYDFMKDGNPGRKQNRQPGIQHEMDPLPIEEFEHWKGSGKLQGKVILITGGDSGIGRAVAIAYAKEGADIAISYLDEQEDAEYAKKRIEQEGVKCVLYPGDISNAAFCENLIKQVIEDFNKLDILVNNAARQEVQNDLTDITPEQLERTFRTNFFSYFYLTRAALPHLGKGNCIINTSSVTPYIGNPTLIDYTSTKGAIVAFTRSLAKGLASKGIRVNGVAPGPIWTPLIPATLPQDGIGNFGTQTPLGRPGQPVDLIGSYVLLASDEAAYITGQFIHVNGGDYMSS, encoded by the coding sequence ATGGATTTATATGATTTTATGAAAGACGGCAACCCTGGAAGGAAACAAAACCGCCAGCCCGGAATCCAGCATGAGATGGACCCTCTACCGATTGAAGAATTCGAACATTGGAAGGGCAGCGGAAAGCTGCAGGGAAAGGTTATCCTTATTACAGGAGGAGACAGCGGTATCGGACGTGCTGTTGCTATCGCTTACGCCAAAGAAGGCGCAGACATAGCGATATCCTATCTGGATGAACAGGAGGACGCGGAATACGCAAAGAAGCGGATTGAACAGGAAGGCGTCAAATGTGTGCTGTACCCTGGTGATATAAGCAATGCTGCATTTTGCGAAAATCTTATAAAACAAGTAATAGAGGACTTCAATAAGCTTGATATCCTGGTCAACAACGCTGCACGTCAGGAAGTACAGAACGATTTAACGGATATTACGCCAGAACAGCTTGAACGGACTTTCCGGACCAATTTCTTCAGCTACTTTTATCTGACACGCGCCGCCCTGCCGCATCTTGGAAAAGGGAACTGTATTATTAATACGTCTTCCGTCACTCCATATATCGGCAACCCTACATTGATCGATTATACGTCCACAAAAGGAGCAATCGTTGCTTTCACTCGATCATTGGCAAAAGGGTTGGCTTCCAAGGGAATACGTGTGAATGGAGTTGCACCTGGACCGATTTGGACCCCGCTCATTCCTGCCACCCTGCCGCAAGACGGAATCGGAAACTTCGGTACCCAGACTCCTCTCGGCAGACCTGGCCAGCCCGTCGATCTCATCGGCAGCTACGTTCTCCTGGCTTCTGATGAAGCTGCCTACATTACTGGACAATTCATCCACGTAAACGGCGGCGATTATATGTCATCGTAA
- a CDS encoding M15 family metallopeptidase, with translation MHWKRIIVTTLLMTVAALVLFGFLHIEQLPPIQTTPTDSMNADDITGLHPTVEKNMHKLIEKASDIGISIIITDDYRSKEEQDKLYAQGRTTDGQIVTQVQGGESMHNYGLAIDFALEPEPGNVIWDMEYDGNKNGKSDWMEVVEIAKDLGFEWGGDWPGFKDYPHLEMHID, from the coding sequence TTGCACTGGAAAAGGATTATAGTAACTACTTTGCTTATGACAGTTGCAGCGCTGGTCCTATTCGGCTTTTTGCATATAGAGCAGCTTCCGCCCATTCAAACCACTCCTACTGATTCCATGAATGCAGATGACATTACCGGACTACATCCTACAGTAGAAAAAAACATGCATAAATTAATAGAAAAGGCTTCTGACATCGGTATCTCCATTATAATTACGGATGACTATCGTTCCAAAGAAGAACAAGACAAGCTCTACGCCCAAGGACGCACAACGGACGGACAAATTGTCACCCAGGTCCAAGGCGGGGAATCCATGCATAATTATGGACTTGCCATTGACTTTGCCCTGGAACCAGAACCAGGCAATGTGATCTGGGATATGGAATATGACGGGAATAAGAACGGGAAATCCGACTGGATGGAAGTAGTCGAAATTGCCAAAGATCTCGGCTTCGAATGGGGCGGAGATTGGCCAGGATTCAAGGATTACCCGCATCTGGAAATGCATATTGACTAA
- a CDS encoding methyl-accepting chemotaxis protein, translating into MNSTLQAVVNIAPIIKDTLGPTAAMGVLDTEKFIYFAPSTLLSLGIEAGRTRLDEHEVYLRAIKGEHIVFAITEDYEALGAPVVTSITPIRDMETNEIVGLLSLSRTLEHQEKLDKELNKLNQVIDALQGKVQHVAAQAEELSATSSDINEQANSANQNSRQIGEVVQLIEQISTQTNLLGLNAAIEAARSGDAGKGFGVVADEIRKLSDNTKEAVQTIGKSLTEIRSSIENLTLSINEVSTSSEEQSVIMVEFMDDIQALDEKSKQIIETMKKVTNQE; encoded by the coding sequence ATGAATTCTACGTTACAGGCAGTAGTCAATATTGCCCCTATTATAAAAGATACGCTTGGACCGACAGCTGCGATGGGTGTGCTGGACACCGAAAAGTTTATTTACTTCGCCCCTTCCACACTCTTATCACTAGGCATTGAAGCCGGAAGAACAAGACTGGATGAACATGAAGTTTATTTGCGCGCTATCAAAGGAGAGCATATTGTCTTTGCCATCACTGAAGATTACGAAGCGCTTGGTGCACCAGTTGTAACCTCCATTACTCCGATTCGCGATATGGAGACGAATGAAATTGTCGGCTTATTATCACTATCACGTACATTGGAGCATCAAGAGAAGCTAGATAAAGAACTTAACAAATTAAATCAAGTAATAGATGCACTACAAGGAAAAGTACAGCATGTCGCTGCACAGGCAGAAGAACTCTCTGCCACAAGCAGTGATATCAATGAGCAGGCAAATAGCGCCAACCAAAACTCCCGCCAAATTGGTGAGGTAGTACAATTAATCGAACAGATCTCTACGCAGACCAATTTACTTGGTCTTAATGCAGCCATCGAGGCAGCTCGATCTGGTGATGCAGGAAAAGGGTTTGGTGTCGTTGCAGATGAAATCAGAAAGCTTTCCGATAACACGAAGGAAGCCGTCCAAACGATAGGCAAGTCCTTGACTGAAATACGATCAAGTATTGAAAACCTAACTCTTAGCATAAATGAAGTATCTACCTCCTCTGAGGAGCAGTCAGTAATAATGGTCGAGTTCATGGATGATATTCAGGCTTTGGATGAAAAGAGCAAACAGATAATCGAAACAATGAAAAAAGTAACAAACCAAGAATAA
- a CDS encoding cation diffusion facilitator family transporter, translating to MKEYVSLLRQGSKSAALAAVVNLVIALVKGGAFLLTGNVAMFAETMHSFGDAANQLFVYVGSALSKKAPTERFPGGFGRAVNLVLLGAVLIVGILAYETIREGITHLAHPSESEGLWISITVLALGCILEGFVLLKAMREIAHESESGAKGLAVIPMSFVHVKRAKPATKLVFMEDLVATSGGLVAIIAILIAAYTPFYQAEGIASIIIGAMMFLVVGRVFLDNAAGVIGEADEEMADKIGDILFADKDVRDVQEMTVVKEGESFHVEAKLEIDPTITVAAADDIKDRLEAQIMEHRGVTDVIIEFDEDDKNQAWKSKE from the coding sequence ATGAAGGAATATGTAAGCTTGTTACGCCAGGGAAGTAAATCAGCCGCATTGGCTGCAGTGGTCAATTTGGTCATTGCACTTGTCAAAGGAGGGGCTTTCTTGTTGACAGGGAATGTGGCAATGTTTGCAGAGACGATGCACAGTTTTGGGGATGCTGCTAACCAGCTGTTCGTTTATGTCGGCTCTGCACTCAGTAAAAAAGCCCCGACAGAGCGGTTCCCGGGAGGATTTGGCCGAGCTGTCAACTTGGTGCTGCTCGGTGCAGTCCTGATCGTAGGTATCCTTGCTTATGAAACCATTCGTGAAGGAATTACGCATCTGGCCCATCCATCTGAATCTGAGGGATTATGGATAAGTATTACAGTTCTTGCACTAGGCTGTATACTTGAGGGATTCGTACTGCTTAAAGCGATGCGTGAGATTGCCCATGAGAGTGAATCAGGTGCTAAAGGGCTGGCGGTTATTCCGATGAGCTTCGTGCATGTAAAACGCGCAAAACCAGCTACAAAATTGGTCTTTATGGAAGACTTGGTTGCTACTAGCGGCGGATTGGTTGCCATCATCGCCATTTTGATAGCTGCTTACACACCATTTTACCAGGCGGAAGGAATTGCTTCTATTATAATTGGCGCGATGATGTTTCTTGTCGTAGGACGCGTTTTCCTTGATAATGCAGCTGGTGTCATCGGAGAAGCGGATGAAGAGATGGCTGACAAAATCGGAGACATCTTGTTTGCTGATAAAGATGTAAGAGATGTGCAGGAAATGACTGTCGTAAAAGAAGGGGAATCCTTCCACGTCGAAGCTAAACTGGAAATTGACCCTACAATTACGGTAGCTGCCGCTGATGACATCAAGGATCGGCTTGAAGCCCAAATCATGGAGCATAGAGGCGTAACGGATGTCATCATTGAATTTGACGAAGACGATAAAAATCAAGCATGGAAAAGCAAAGAATAA
- a CDS encoding methyl-accepting chemotaxis protein — MHPTIQALVHLAPEIKKNIGENNVVVVTDTENYVYFSPSKDLDVGIKVGEFAFTEDNDLLRQALQGEKVQVHIPKERYGIGMQNSANPIRDENGEIVGVLQITKTLKDEEILDKQLDELRTVVSSLQGKVQQVAAQAEELSATSTDIDSQASHANENSQEISKVVQLIEDISTQTNLLGLNAAIEAARSGDAGRGFGVVADEIRKLSIGTKEAVGTIGQSLQEIRTNMENLTLSIGEVSTASEEQSRVMVEFMEDIQNLDTQSNDIGQYIKDITN, encoded by the coding sequence ATGCACCCTACGATACAAGCTTTGGTACATCTAGCACCGGAAATCAAAAAGAATATTGGAGAAAATAACGTTGTTGTCGTTACAGATACAGAGAATTATGTTTATTTCTCTCCTTCTAAGGATTTGGATGTCGGTATTAAAGTCGGCGAATTCGCTTTTACAGAAGATAATGACCTTCTACGTCAAGCGCTTCAAGGCGAAAAAGTACAAGTACATATTCCAAAGGAAAGATACGGTATTGGGATGCAGAATTCTGCCAACCCAATTAGAGATGAGAACGGTGAGATTGTAGGCGTTCTTCAGATTACCAAAACATTGAAAGATGAAGAAATCTTGGATAAGCAGCTTGATGAGTTACGCACAGTTGTAAGCAGCCTACAAGGAAAAGTACAGCAAGTAGCAGCTCAAGCAGAGGAACTTTCTGCTACGAGCACAGATATTGATAGCCAGGCATCCCATGCAAATGAAAACTCTCAGGAAATCAGTAAAGTTGTGCAACTAATCGAAGATATCTCGACACAGACGAACTTACTAGGCTTGAATGCAGCTATTGAAGCAGCTCGCTCTGGTGACGCTGGCAGAGGGTTTGGTGTCGTTGCAGACGAAATCCGCAAGCTTTCTATCGGTACAAAGGAAGCTGTCGGAACAATCGGCCAATCTCTTCAGGAGATCCGGACAAATATGGAGAACCTTACATTGAGTATAGGCGAGGTATCTACCGCTTCAGAAGAGCAATCCCGTGTAATGGTAGAGTTTATGGAAGATATCCAAAATCTCGATACGCAAAGCAATGATATAGGACAATATATCAAAGATATCACTAATTAA
- a CDS encoding glucose 1-dehydrogenase, which translates to MYDDLRGKTAIVTGSSKGIGRAIAERFGQEGMNVVVNYHGDEDGANQAAETIREAGGKAVVIQADVSKKEEVQKLLDAALEEFGGLDVMVNNSGFSKPQPYHEMEEDTWRSVIDVNLTGTFLGGQVALRYMLENNVKGSIINMSSVHQQIPKPSDSHYAASKGGIKLLTETMALEYAANGIRVNAIAPGTIDTERNEDTKPENEARQMKKIPMQSFGKPEEIAAAAAWLASEEASYVTGTTLFVDGGMTLYPSQLEL; encoded by the coding sequence ATGTATGATGATTTAAGAGGAAAGACAGCTATCGTCACTGGATCTTCCAAAGGTATTGGGCGAGCAATCGCAGAGCGTTTCGGACAAGAAGGCATGAATGTTGTCGTCAATTATCATGGGGATGAAGATGGTGCTAATCAAGCAGCTGAGACTATTCGGGAAGCTGGTGGAAAAGCCGTTGTCATTCAAGCTGACGTTTCCAAGAAAGAAGAAGTTCAGAAATTGCTGGATGCGGCTTTGGAGGAATTCGGCGGATTGGATGTAATGGTGAATAACTCAGGCTTTAGCAAGCCGCAGCCGTATCATGAAATGGAGGAGGATACGTGGAGAAGTGTCATTGATGTAAACCTGACAGGCACATTCCTTGGCGGCCAAGTAGCTCTTCGTTATATGCTCGAAAATAATGTGAAAGGCAGCATTATTAATATGTCTAGTGTACACCAGCAAATACCGAAGCCTTCGGACAGTCATTATGCAGCATCCAAAGGCGGTATCAAGCTATTGACCGAAACAATGGCACTTGAGTATGCAGCTAACGGAATCCGAGTAAACGCTATTGCACCAGGAACAATTGATACGGAGCGGAACGAAGATACCAAGCCGGAAAACGAAGCAAGACAGATGAAGAAAATACCGATGCAGTCTTTTGGTAAACCAGAAGAGATTGCAGCAGCAGCTGCGTGGCTTGCATCCGAGGAAGCGAGCTATGTCACAGGTACTACTCTTTTCGTCGATGGAGGTATGACACTATACCCGTCTCAGTTGGAACTGTAA
- a CDS encoding alpha/beta hydrolase yields the protein MRVEHLTVKANGMNMHMAAAGPNDGKLVILLHGFPEFWYGWKEQIVPLAEQGFRVLALDQRGYNLSDKPEGTANYVLDELRDDVIAVIRLFQREKAIIIGHDWGGAVGWHLAVTRPEHVERFIAINMPHPAAMPKILATNPLQWFKSSYMAFFQMQDVPEKSLAANDYYGLAMALTKFSQEGTFSQMDVDNYKEAWSKPGALTGMLNWYRALTEKDNISVYGQKNRVMVHVPTKIIWGIKDQFLLKKLAQESTKYCSDYELVYIDDATHWVHHEQPEIVNMLIKEFLVEKTQVAEGVGV from the coding sequence ATGAGAGTCGAGCATTTGACGGTAAAAGCGAATGGAATGAACATGCATATGGCTGCAGCTGGACCGAATGATGGTAAATTGGTGATACTCCTCCATGGATTCCCGGAATTCTGGTATGGGTGGAAGGAACAGATCGTTCCGCTTGCAGAACAAGGATTCCGAGTGCTTGCCCTTGATCAGCGAGGCTACAATTTGAGTGATAAACCAGAAGGTACGGCCAATTATGTATTGGACGAGCTCCGTGACGATGTTATAGCAGTGATCCGTCTCTTCCAAAGAGAGAAAGCAATTATCATTGGCCATGACTGGGGGGGAGCTGTCGGCTGGCATCTGGCAGTCACTCGGCCGGAACATGTAGAGAGATTCATTGCTATCAATATGCCGCATCCTGCAGCTATGCCTAAAATACTCGCTACCAATCCGCTGCAGTGGTTCAAGAGCTCTTATATGGCCTTTTTCCAAATGCAGGATGTACCGGAAAAATCATTGGCGGCTAATGACTATTATGGTCTTGCAATGGCTTTGACAAAGTTCAGCCAAGAAGGAACGTTTTCTCAGATGGATGTAGATAATTATAAAGAAGCATGGTCAAAGCCAGGTGCGCTGACAGGCATGCTGAACTGGTACCGAGCATTGACAGAAAAGGATAACATCAGCGTGTACGGTCAAAAGAATAGAGTGATGGTTCATGTGCCTACCAAGATTATTTGGGGAATTAAGGATCAATTCCTTTTAAAGAAACTGGCGCAGGAATCTACCAAGTACTGTTCCGATTACGAGCTGGTATATATTGATGATGCGACACATTGGGTGCACCATGAGCAGCCGGAAATCGTCAATATGCTGATTAAAGAATTCCTGGTAGAAAAAACGCAAGTAGCCGAAGGAGTAGGGGTATGA
- a CDS encoding histidinol-phosphatase — protein sequence MTFDLHTHHYRCGHAEGQIEDYIIAAIEKGLHYIGIADHSPYFYSEEDQLYPGIAMPISGFEAYVQEVLQLKEKYKDQIHVLLGVESDFFPQHAALYADYYKKYPFDYIIGSVHYVDEVNIFKQGRWDGLSEADHIRVKETYYDMIQQSAKSGIFQVLGHIDAMKGFYPAFSEIPADHAIEQTLKVIGETGVAIEVNTSGGTKAVGGWYPSDRILERALHYGVDISFGSDAHVPSRIGEDFDKVKERLKDIGFKEMVYFVQKQKRVLPL from the coding sequence ATGACATTCGATTTGCATACACATCATTACCGATGCGGGCACGCTGAAGGACAAATAGAGGATTATATTATTGCTGCGATTGAGAAAGGCTTGCACTATATCGGGATAGCGGATCATTCTCCTTATTTCTACAGTGAGGAAGATCAGCTTTATCCTGGTATTGCGATGCCAATCAGCGGATTTGAAGCATATGTACAGGAAGTGCTGCAACTGAAAGAGAAATATAAGGATCAGATTCATGTCCTTTTAGGTGTAGAGAGTGATTTCTTCCCGCAGCATGCTGCTTTATATGCGGACTACTATAAAAAGTATCCATTCGATTATATTATCGGTTCCGTTCACTATGTTGATGAAGTGAATATCTTCAAGCAAGGCAGGTGGGATGGCTTATCAGAAGCAGACCACATCCGGGTGAAAGAAACTTATTACGATATGATTCAGCAATCGGCTAAAAGCGGCATATTTCAAGTGCTTGGCCATATTGATGCGATGAAAGGCTTTTATCCTGCGTTTTCTGAGATTCCTGCTGATCATGCGATTGAACAAACCTTAAAAGTTATCGGGGAAACTGGTGTTGCAATTGAAGTGAATACATCCGGAGGGACGAAGGCAGTAGGCGGATGGTATCCTTCAGACCGGATTTTGGAGCGGGCACTGCATTATGGCGTGGACATATCCTTTGGCTCTGATGCCCATGTACCATCCCGGATCGGCGAGGATTTCGATAAAGTGAAAGAGCGTTTGAAGGATATCGGATTCAAGGAAATGGTCTACTTCGTGCAAAAACAAAAAAGGGTACTGCCATTGTAA
- a CDS encoding HD domain-containing protein, translating to MRKVTLEQIYTHPIAQKYLERSGQAHAISVAEHALAISEKKQVDPDMAVKAALLHDIGHYEWYSDGKWDYDMYKQNDIHAIKGAARAHKLLIRLGEEPQAAKAISLAILLHTDSYLPEHNLKLDPLQQVVAEADTADEEIGGAHHYKTISQQEALKRIRKLDASIEKRMMRQVQTS from the coding sequence ATGAGAAAAGTAACATTAGAGCAGATTTATACACACCCAATCGCACAGAAATACCTCGAACGTTCCGGACAGGCGCATGCCATATCGGTGGCGGAACACGCACTGGCTATAAGTGAGAAAAAGCAGGTTGATCCAGACATGGCGGTCAAAGCTGCATTGCTGCATGATATTGGCCATTATGAATGGTATAGCGATGGAAAATGGGATTACGATATGTATAAACAGAATGATATCCATGCTATTAAGGGCGCTGCTCGTGCGCATAAGCTCTTGATTCGTTTAGGTGAAGAGCCGCAGGCCGCCAAAGCAATTTCCTTGGCTATCCTTCTGCATACAGATTCTTACCTGCCCGAGCATAATTTGAAGCTTGACCCATTACAGCAAGTAGTAGCGGAAGCAGATACAGCTGATGAAGAAATAGGCGGTGCACATCATTACAAGACCATATCTCAGCAAGAAGCACTGAAACGCATCCGGAAATTGGACGCAAGCATCGAGAAGCGCATGATGAGACAAGTCCAGACAAGCTGA